One part of the Nostoc sp. PCC 7120 = FACHB-418 genome encodes these proteins:
- a CDS encoding helix-turn-helix transcriptional regulator, with translation MTNILTEEQINQIEQETLENLEVSYNTKGFDQIQRVRNSLCDTCCQVVEFRPGLILEIFDDYYYQQVSSKVDHYGGYVLTAKFYLSGNHHVICPGIPGVTENYQETVGNNYLFYLPDIEEIEQYFAGDRIYLIKICIDIDFFKSFIDGLEHLPKLLQPFLESDFPSLFHLPVGKITLPMQTALQQMLNVPYQGMIQKMYLEGKVLELLALQFAQLIETEGDKQPLINLKTGDVEKIYHAKDILTKNYDHPPSLIDLAKKVGINDNKLKYGFREVFGTTVFGYLRDYRLDIARKLLQEQKQNVRTVVNTVGYANQSHFAAAFKRKFGITPQDCRLGRFLEKC, from the coding sequence ATGACAAATATCCTGACGGAAGAGCAAATCAATCAAATTGAACAGGAAACTTTAGAAAATTTAGAGGTATCTTATAATACTAAAGGTTTTGACCAAATTCAGAGAGTCCGCAACAGCTTATGTGATACTTGTTGCCAAGTAGTTGAATTCCGTCCAGGATTAATTCTAGAAATTTTTGATGATTATTACTACCAGCAAGTTAGTAGTAAAGTTGATCACTATGGTGGTTACGTACTAACAGCTAAATTTTATTTATCAGGTAATCATCATGTAATTTGTCCAGGGATTCCAGGAGTTACAGAAAATTATCAAGAAACAGTAGGGAATAATTACCTATTCTACTTACCTGATATTGAAGAAATAGAACAATATTTTGCAGGCGATCGCATCTATCTAATTAAAATTTGTATAGACATAGATTTCTTTAAATCCTTCATCGATGGACTAGAGCATCTACCAAAACTGTTACAGCCTTTTTTAGAAAGTGACTTTCCATCGCTATTTCACCTTCCAGTCGGTAAGATTACCCTACCTATGCAGACAGCATTACAGCAAATGCTCAATGTACCCTATCAAGGGATGATACAAAAAATGTATCTTGAAGGCAAGGTATTAGAATTGCTAGCTTTGCAGTTTGCTCAACTGATAGAAACCGAGGGAGATAAACAACCCCTCATTAATCTCAAAACGGGTGATGTTGAGAAAATTTATCATGCCAAGGATATTTTAACCAAAAACTATGATCATCCTCCCTCATTAATTGACTTAGCGAAAAAAGTTGGTATTAATGACAACAAACTAAAGTACGGTTTTCGTGAAGTATTCGGAACTACAGTATTTGGATATTTGCGTGACTATCGCCTAGACATAGCGCGAAAGTTGCTACAAGAACAAAAGCAGAATGTGAGGACTGTAGTCAACACAGTTGGTTATGCCAATCAAAGCCACTTCGCCGCCGCATTTAAGCGTAAGTTTGGTATTACTCCCCAAGATTGTCGGTTAGGTCGATTTTTAGAAAAGTGTTAG
- a CDS encoding alpha-amylase: MAQMNGTMMQYFHWYIPNDGNLWSKVEASAPELADAGFTAMWLPPAYKGFAGSFDVGYGVYDLFDLGEFDQKGSVRTKYGTRQQYLDAVKSLQTHGLQVYADAVLNHKMGGDAVETPKATPFPQDDRLNPKGGLQDIKTYTHYNFPGRQGKYSNFEWHWWHFDAVDYNEYNSGDRSTVYLLEGKNFDDYVALEKGNFAYLMGCDLDFQNEWVRGEVTYWGKWCLDTTKVDGFRIDAIKHISTWFFPEWIDALERHAGKDLFMVGEYWYNDINTLLWYVDAVRGKMSVFDVPLHYNFHQASKSGGNYDMRRILDGTMMQQRPTHAVTFVENHDSQPLQALESVVEPWFKPLAYAIILLRQEGYPCVFHADYYGAEYEDWGKDGNRYNIFMPSHRWIIDKLLYARKHYAYGPQYNYLDHWNTIGWTRLGDADHPQGMAVIMSDGSEGIKWMEVGKPNTKFIDLTEHIKEAVYTNEWGWGEFRCLGGSVSVWVQA, encoded by the coding sequence ATGGCACAGATGAATGGCACAATGATGCAATACTTCCACTGGTACATCCCTAACGATGGGAACTTGTGGAGTAAAGTTGAGGCTTCAGCACCAGAATTAGCAGATGCAGGTTTTACAGCCATGTGGCTACCACCAGCCTACAAGGGCTTTGCTGGGTCGTTTGATGTGGGATATGGTGTTTACGACTTATTTGATTTAGGTGAGTTTGATCAAAAAGGCTCGGTGCGGACGAAATATGGTACACGTCAGCAGTATCTTGATGCGGTTAAATCTCTGCAAACCCATGGTCTACAAGTTTATGCTGATGCGGTACTAAATCATAAGATGGGTGGTGATGCAGTAGAAACACCAAAAGCCACTCCTTTTCCTCAAGACGATCGCCTGAATCCTAAAGGTGGGTTACAAGATATTAAGACCTACACTCATTATAATTTCCCTGGACGGCAAGGCAAATATTCTAACTTTGAGTGGCATTGGTGGCATTTTGATGCTGTTGATTATAACGAATATAACAGTGGCGATCGCAGCACAGTTTACTTATTAGAAGGTAAAAACTTTGACGACTACGTAGCCTTAGAAAAAGGCAACTTTGCCTATTTGATGGGTTGTGATCTGGATTTTCAAAATGAGTGGGTGCGCGGTGAAGTTACTTACTGGGGTAAGTGGTGTCTTGACACTACAAAAGTAGATGGTTTCCGCATCGATGCTATTAAACATATTTCCACATGGTTCTTTCCTGAATGGATAGATGCACTAGAACGCCATGCTGGTAAAGATTTATTTATGGTAGGAGAGTATTGGTATAACGATATTAATACTCTGCTTTGGTATGTTGATGCTGTTCGTGGCAAAATGTCAGTTTTTGACGTACCACTACATTACAACTTCCATCAAGCCAGCAAATCTGGAGGCAATTATGATATGCGCCGGATTTTGGATGGCACAATGATGCAACAACGTCCTACCCATGCTGTGACATTTGTCGAAAATCATGATTCTCAGCCTTTGCAAGCTTTGGAATCTGTCGTTGAACCTTGGTTTAAACCCTTAGCTTACGCCATTATTTTGTTACGACAAGAAGGCTATCCTTGTGTCTTTCATGCTGACTACTACGGTGCAGAGTATGAAGACTGGGGGAAAGATGGCAATCGTTACAATATTTTTATGCCGTCCCACCGTTGGATAATTGATAAGTTACTTTATGCACGTAAACATTATGCTTATGGGCCACAATACAATTATTTAGACCATTGGAATACTATTGGTTGGACACGCTTAGGTGATGCAGATCATCCTCAAGGAATGGCTGTGATTATGAGTGATGGTTCAGAAGGTATTAAATGGATGGAAGTTGGTAAACCCAATACTAAGTTTATTGACTTAACTGAACATATCAAAGAAGCTGTATATACCAATGAATGGGGCTGGGGTGAATTTCGTTGTCTAGGCGGTTCAGTATCTGTTTGGGTGCAAGCGTAA
- the ppk2 gene encoding polyphosphate kinase 2 has product MNTEQDNGNPIKEAIESPLIKLKTKKKSAKKIKKLKLKKHTTEGEGSSKISNRFYEKEIAKLQLELVKMQYWVKFTGARIVIIFEGRDAAGKGGTIKRIAEPLNPRGCRIVALGTPSDREKTQWYFQRYVTHLPAAGEIVLFDRSWYNRAGVENVMGFCTEEQYKHFMQDCPEFERMLVREGIILLKYWFSVSDDEQERRFQSRTTDPARRWKLSPMDLESRDRWVEYSKAKDLMFAHTNIPEAPWFTVEADDKKRARLNCVHHILSKIPYVDMTPQPLELSPRKSADSYVRPPLNEQFFVPQIY; this is encoded by the coding sequence ATGAACACTGAGCAAGACAATGGAAATCCGATTAAAGAAGCTATAGAATCCCCGCTCATAAAACTAAAAACTAAGAAAAAGAGCGCGAAAAAGATCAAAAAACTCAAGCTAAAAAAACACACGACTGAAGGTGAAGGAAGTTCTAAAATATCCAATCGGTTCTACGAAAAAGAAATAGCCAAACTGCAATTAGAACTGGTCAAAATGCAATATTGGGTAAAGTTTACAGGTGCGCGCATCGTCATTATTTTTGAAGGACGGGATGCCGCAGGTAAGGGGGGTACGATTAAACGCATTGCCGAGCCGTTAAATCCGCGTGGCTGCCGTATCGTCGCTTTAGGCACGCCCAGCGATCGTGAAAAGACCCAATGGTACTTCCAACGCTATGTAACCCATCTGCCAGCTGCGGGTGAAATTGTTTTGTTTGACCGCAGTTGGTATAATCGTGCTGGGGTAGAAAATGTGATGGGCTTTTGCACAGAAGAACAGTACAAGCATTTCATGCAAGATTGTCCAGAATTTGAACGGATGTTGGTGCGTGAGGGCATCATTTTATTGAAGTATTGGTTTTCTGTTAGCGATGATGAGCAAGAACGGCGCTTTCAATCGAGAACCACTGATCCAGCTCGGCGGTGGAAACTCAGTCCGATGGATCTCGAATCGCGCGATCGCTGGGTGGAATACTCTAAAGCCAAGGATCTCATGTTTGCCCATACCAATATTCCCGAAGCACCCTGGTTCACCGTCGAAGCAGACGACAAAAAACGCGCTCGCCTGAATTGTGTTCACCACATCCTCAGCAAGATTCCCTATGTGGATATGACTCCACAACCCCTGGAACTGTCTCCCCGGAAGTCTGCCGATAGCTATGTCAGACCACCTCTAAATGAACAGTTCTTTGTACCACAGATTTATTAG
- a CDS encoding anti-sigma factor produces MNKSFDPEHIKNLAAGFVVDDLTPEEAQEFRLLLDEHPELIAEVDDLQEVLRQVLDGFTEVEAPAHLLPKILEQAENSTTRATVVKQMPLRWRRIAGSIAALFVLLLGVDYYRLRQNLSIVTAENQRLQQDFAQAQAVKSLLQNSQTRLYTFESVSSTSNSSGSIVINPEQQKAVMVFQNLPAPPPGYVYFLWTIVKNEKLPCGEVKPYSWGNASLELPFTPQMYQEFSHPQFSGLIVTLEANPNVSRPTGTVVMQSSQI; encoded by the coding sequence ATGAATAAATCTTTTGATCCCGAACATATCAAAAACTTAGCTGCGGGGTTTGTCGTCGATGATCTCACCCCTGAAGAAGCCCAAGAATTTCGGCTGTTACTTGATGAACATCCAGAACTGATTGCCGAAGTTGATGATTTGCAGGAAGTTCTGCGACAAGTGCTAGATGGCTTCACTGAGGTAGAAGCACCAGCCCATTTACTCCCCAAAATTCTAGAACAAGCTGAAAACTCAACTACACGGGCTACTGTAGTTAAGCAAATGCCACTGCGATGGAGAAGAATTGCTGGTAGTATTGCTGCACTATTTGTGTTACTTTTGGGGGTCGATTACTATCGGCTACGACAAAATCTAAGTATTGTCACAGCAGAAAACCAGCGTTTACAGCAGGATTTTGCCCAAGCCCAAGCGGTTAAAAGCCTACTCCAGAATTCCCAAACGCGATTGTATACCTTTGAATCAGTCAGCTCTACCAGTAACAGTTCAGGAAGTATAGTAATCAATCCTGAACAACAAAAAGCGGTAATGGTGTTCCAAAATCTTCCCGCCCCACCTCCTGGTTATGTCTACTTTTTATGGACAATAGTGAAGAATGAGAAGTTACCCTGTGGTGAAGTCAAGCCCTATTCTTGGGGAAATGCTTCCCTTGAATTACCATTCACTCCTCAAATGTACCAAGAGTTTTCTCACCCACAATTTTCTGGGTTAATTGTCACACTGGAGGCCAACCCCAATGTCTCTCGTCCCACTGGAACTGTAGTCATGCAAAGTTCGCAGATTTAA
- a CDS encoding sigma-70 family RNA polymerase sigma factor yields the protein MEPKQSQSTLTGLTDVTDEALFVGLKNGDSAALSVLFNRHGRLVYGLALKILADSQEAEDLTQEIFLTLWRKASSNPDCRFFVRYLVTITRSRAIDKIRARTRQLKLVEKWGQTMTNEAAPEPTPVEQASFAERSGRIHNALAQLPEKQRQVIELAYHQGLSQSEIAKQIDIPLGTVKTSTRQGLLKLKRILLDSDLSIYE from the coding sequence ATGGAGCCTAAACAATCCCAGTCGACTTTAACAGGGCTTACCGATGTGACGGATGAAGCTTTATTTGTGGGACTCAAAAATGGCGATTCGGCGGCATTAAGTGTTTTATTCAATCGTCATGGTCGCTTAGTTTATGGATTGGCTTTGAAAATTCTGGCTGATTCCCAAGAAGCAGAAGACTTAACCCAGGAAATTTTTCTCACACTGTGGCGCAAAGCATCCAGTAATCCTGATTGTCGCTTTTTTGTGCGCTATTTGGTGACAATAACGCGATCGCGTGCCATCGACAAAATTCGCGCTCGCACTAGACAACTCAAACTTGTGGAAAAGTGGGGACAAACCATGACAAATGAAGCCGCACCAGAGCCAACACCTGTTGAACAGGCGAGTTTTGCCGAGCGATCGGGGCGCATTCACAACGCTTTAGCCCAACTACCCGAAAAACAACGCCAAGTAATCGAACTAGCTTATCACCAAGGATTAAGTCAGTCAGAAATTGCCAAACAAATTGATATCCCTCTAGGTACAGTCAAAACCTCTACCCGCCAAGGATTACTCAAACTTAAGCGCATCTTACTAGATTCTGATTTGTCAATCTATGAATAA
- a CDS encoding BrnT family toxin produces MEFEWDESKAATNLKKHSVSFEEAKTVFDNVLAVIFDDEAHSVGEKREIIIGHSQNNRLLIISFTERPNAIRIISARLATRREREDYEQNAF; encoded by the coding sequence ATGGAATTTGAGTGGGATGAGTCAAAAGCAGCTACTAACCTCAAGAAGCACAGTGTCAGCTTTGAAGAAGCCAAGACTGTCTTCGATAATGTGCTAGCAGTGATTTTTGATGATGAAGCTCACTCAGTGGGTGAGAAGCGAGAGATTATTATTGGGCATTCTCAAAACAATCGCTTGCTAATAATTTCGTTCACAGAACGCCCTAACGCCATTCGTATTATCAGCGCCCGTTTAGCCACTCGAAGAGAGCGTGAAGACTATGAGCAAAACGCCTTTTGA
- a CDS encoding type II toxin-antitoxin system VapC family toxin: MLLIDTSVWIGVFRDRSDQVRQQLETLIAEREVLLTRFTQLELLQGSLNEQEWTLLSTYLETQNYVELTVQSWQAAARIYFDLRRQGLIVRSPIDCCIAQVALENNLLLIHNDRDFETIAQVRALQHLRFQP; encoded by the coding sequence ATGCTGCTGATTGATACATCGGTCTGGATTGGCGTGTTTCGCGATCGCAGTGATCAAGTTCGCCAACAACTTGAAACTCTGATCGCCGAGCGTGAAGTTTTACTCACCCGATTCACTCAGCTTGAATTACTTCAAGGCAGCCTAAACGAGCAAGAATGGACTCTCCTTTCTACTTACCTCGAAACACAAAATTACGTTGAACTCACAGTTCAGTCTTGGCAAGCAGCAGCCCGCATCTATTTTGACTTGCGCCGCCAAGGGCTTATCGTTCGTAGTCCAATCGATTGCTGTATTGCTCAAGTAGCACTGGAAAATAATTTGCTTTTGATCCATAATGATCGTGACTTTGAAACCATTGCTCAGGTGCGCGCTCTTCAACACCTTCGTTTTCAGCCTTGA
- a CDS encoding type II toxin-antitoxin system VapB family antitoxin codes for MLTSHSHSMQIILNLDESLLNEASQLTNLASQEELVNFALQELVRSRRKKNLLDLAGQIQFAPDFDHKALRETRHAAD; via the coding sequence GTGCTTACTTCGCATTCCCATTCCATGCAAATCATTCTTAACCTTGACGAGTCTCTGCTTAACGAAGCCAGCCAACTGACCAACCTTGCCAGCCAAGAGGAACTGGTGAACTTTGCTCTGCAAGAACTCGTGCGATCGCGCCGCAAAAAAAATCTCCTCGACCTCGCGGGGCAAATTCAGTTCGCTCCTGACTTTGACCATAAAGCCCTGCGTGAAACTCGTCATGCTGCTGATTGA